One Peribacillus simplex NBRC 15720 = DSM 1321 genomic region harbors:
- a CDS encoding response regulator transcription factor, whose amino-acid sequence MIRIVIAEDQRMLLGALGSILDLESDMEVVGKASNGEEAMNLVNQLKPDICITDIEMPVKTGLDVAEEIKDQGHQCKVIILTTFARPGYFERARKAEVGGYLLKDSPSEELANSIRVIMDGRRIYAPELVDMAFEEENPLTERESQVLKLIADGKTTKEIASQLYLTNGTVRNYISVILDKLDVSNRVEAIVRFKEKGWSKD is encoded by the coding sequence TTGATTCGAATCGTAATTGCCGAAGATCAGCGGATGCTGCTTGGCGCGCTAGGTTCCATCCTTGATTTGGAAAGTGACATGGAAGTTGTAGGAAAAGCGAGCAATGGGGAAGAAGCAATGAATCTCGTCAATCAATTAAAGCCGGATATCTGCATAACCGATATTGAAATGCCAGTTAAAACCGGGCTCGATGTAGCGGAGGAGATCAAGGATCAGGGCCACCAATGCAAAGTCATCATTTTAACCACCTTTGCACGTCCTGGGTATTTTGAAAGAGCCAGAAAGGCCGAGGTAGGTGGATATCTTCTGAAGGATAGCCCTAGTGAGGAACTGGCGAACTCGATCCGTGTCATCATGGATGGTCGGCGCATTTATGCTCCTGAGCTGGTGGATATGGCTTTTGAAGAAGAAAACCCTTTGACTGAACGAGAGAGCCAAGTGCTCAAATTGATAGCGGATGGTAAGACCACAAAGGAAATCGCAAGCCAGCTTTATCTGACCAACGGAACGGTCCGTAATTATATATCGGTCATCCTTGATAAATTGGATGTAAGCAACCGCGTCGAAGCGATTGTAAGATTCAAGGAAAAGGGCTGGTCAAAAGATTGA
- the msrA gene encoding peptide-methionine (S)-S-oxide reductase MsrA, whose product MQKATFAGGCFWCMVTPFEEQPGIGGIVSGYTGGHVENPTYEEVKTGTTGHYEVVEITFDPQLFPYERLLELYWQQIDPTDDGGQFHDRGSQYRTAIFYHDEAQEKLALEAKEKVAASGKFQKPIVTEILPAQTFYPAEEYHQGYHKKNKDDYKADRAKSGRDEFIDQHWTGE is encoded by the coding sequence ATGCAAAAGGCTACATTTGCTGGAGGCTGTTTTTGGTGCATGGTGACACCATTTGAAGAACAACCGGGGATTGGGGGGATCGTATCCGGTTATACGGGAGGACATGTTGAAAACCCGACTTACGAGGAAGTGAAGACGGGAACTACGGGACATTATGAAGTCGTGGAAATCACTTTCGATCCTCAGTTATTTCCTTATGAAAGATTGCTGGAACTATATTGGCAGCAAATTGATCCAACCGACGATGGCGGTCAATTCCATGACAGAGGCAGCCAATATCGGACGGCCATCTTCTATCATGATGAAGCACAAGAGAAACTGGCTCTTGAGGCGAAAGAAAAGGTAGCGGCCAGCGGGAAATTCCAGAAACCCATCGTAACGGAAATCCTTCCGGCTCAAACCTTTTATCCTGCCGAAGAATACCATCAAGGCTATCATAAAAAAAACAAAGATGATTATAAAGCGGACCGTGCGAAATCGGGACGCGATGAATTCATTGACCAGCATTGGACCGGTGAATGA
- a CDS encoding response regulator transcription factor, with translation MNKRILIIEDEEKIARVLQLELNHEGYQTESAFTGKTGLERAEAEEWDLILLDVMLPELNGIEVLRRYRKKNGSTPVILLTARDAVPDKVNGLDHGANDYVTKPFEIEELLARIRACFRTNVRESQSEGEVDGLKIHDLKLNLGTRDIHRQGKRIELTSREFDLLVYLLQNKNQVLSREQILTHVWGYDFAGDTNVVDVYIRYLRKKIDYPFELQLIHTYRGVGYSLKEPV, from the coding sequence ATGAATAAAAGAATTTTAATAATAGAAGATGAAGAAAAAATTGCGAGGGTTCTCCAGCTGGAACTTAATCATGAGGGTTATCAAACAGAATCGGCTTTTACCGGAAAGACAGGGCTGGAAAGGGCAGAAGCCGAAGAGTGGGATTTAATCTTATTGGATGTGATGCTGCCCGAGCTGAATGGCATAGAAGTACTTAGGCGTTACCGGAAAAAGAATGGATCGACACCGGTCATCCTTCTAACCGCAAGGGATGCTGTGCCAGACAAGGTGAATGGCCTGGACCATGGTGCGAATGATTATGTAACGAAACCGTTTGAAATTGAAGAGCTGCTGGCACGGATCCGTGCTTGTTTTCGTACCAATGTACGGGAGAGCCAATCAGAAGGGGAAGTGGATGGACTAAAGATCCATGATCTGAAGTTGAACCTTGGTACAAGGGACATTCACAGGCAAGGCAAAAGGATTGAGCTGACCTCCCGTGAGTTCGATTTGCTGGTTTATCTTTTGCAAAATAAAAATCAAGTACTTTCGAGGGAGCAAATCCTGACCCATGTATGGGGATATGATTTTGCAGGGGATACGAATGTGGTTGATGTGTATATCCGTTATTTACGCAAAAAAATAGATTATCCCTTTGAGTTGCAGCTCATACATACCTACCGCGGTGTAGGTTACAGCTTGAAGGAGCCAGTATGA
- a CDS encoding sensor histidine kinase — protein MKIRTKIQSYSSLFLSVMLILLSIIVLIAFLWISVERERDLLDDQASLIEENILTKDLISGDSDLMEPYIPDDGMVRIFDTDGRLVKTFTDEEDLKGLAVKAINENGYDFTKADGEYVLTYRYPYPDEGKKLGMIEVTQPQDTLLDNLSTLALVLGGASLFVILLSILAGKWLANLILKPISIMSGTMKDIEKSGEYKRIPLSDQSKDELQVMGVAFNRMIERLERNYNQQQQFLSDASHELKTPITVIESYSSLLKRWGMRDEAIQEEAVEAIHHEAVRMKKLTEHLLQSASRTEPSADVEGKIELISFCEGIAQTFRRTGNREIKIESEFKEIHAMAISSKLEQVIVILLDNAMKYSESSIQIMIKRQADEIHIGVKDHGAGISPEHLPHVFERFYRVDSSRARKTGGNGLGLSIARTLVESFDGKLEIQSEVGEGTLVTLILSHQILI, from the coding sequence ATGAAGATTCGGACGAAAATCCAATCGTATTCCAGTCTTTTTTTAAGTGTCATGCTTATATTGTTGAGTATCATCGTTTTAATCGCCTTTCTTTGGATATCGGTAGAGAGGGAACGGGATTTGCTTGATGACCAAGCTTCATTAATTGAAGAAAATATCCTGACGAAAGATTTGATTTCCGGTGATTCCGATTTAATGGAGCCGTATATCCCGGACGATGGAATGGTGAGGATATTCGACACTGATGGAAGGTTGGTAAAAACATTTACGGATGAAGAGGACCTTAAGGGGCTTGCGGTTAAAGCCATTAACGAGAACGGATATGATTTTACCAAAGCTGACGGGGAATATGTATTGACCTACCGTTACCCTTATCCTGATGAAGGGAAGAAGCTAGGGATGATCGAGGTCACACAGCCTCAGGATACCCTTCTTGATAATTTATCGACGCTTGCCCTCGTTTTAGGCGGTGCATCCCTTTTTGTCATTCTTTTATCCATTCTTGCCGGTAAGTGGCTGGCCAATCTAATTCTCAAACCCATATCGATCATGAGCGGAACGATGAAGGATATTGAGAAAAGCGGGGAATACAAACGGATACCGCTATCGGATCAATCAAAGGACGAGCTGCAGGTGATGGGAGTGGCATTTAACAGGATGATAGAAAGGCTGGAGCGGAATTATAACCAACAGCAGCAGTTCCTTTCAGATGCTTCACATGAATTGAAAACACCGATTACGGTCATAGAAAGCTACTCCTCTCTATTGAAACGATGGGGAATGAGGGATGAAGCGATTCAGGAAGAGGCGGTGGAGGCAATCCATCATGAAGCCGTCCGGATGAAAAAACTGACGGAACATCTACTGCAGTCAGCTTCCCGAACGGAACCTTCAGCAGATGTGGAAGGGAAAATAGAACTTATTTCATTTTGTGAAGGGATTGCCCAAACATTCAGAAGGACGGGGAATCGTGAAATAAAGATAGAATCAGAGTTTAAGGAAATACATGCAATGGCCATTTCCAGTAAGCTTGAACAGGTGATTGTCATACTATTGGACAATGCAATGAAATACAGTGAATCAAGTATACAGATCATGATAAAACGTCAGGCCGATGAAATTCACATCGGTGTGAAAGATCACGGCGCAGGGATATCACCAGAACATCTCCCCCATGTATTTGAACGTTTTTATCGCGTGGATTCATCGAGGGCAAGGAAAACGGGAGGCAATGGACTCGGGCTTTCCATCGCCCGGACGCTTGTCGAGTCATTCGACGGTAAATTGGAGATTCAAAGCGAAGTCGGAGAGGGAACGTTGGTGACTCTTATTCTTTCTCATCAAATTCTAATCTAA
- a CDS encoding PepSY domain-containing protein — translation MKKQWSTIKEGIIQRKKVIMTVSIASVLLFGGAAGTAVYAVNKGNISEDEAIKMISEKLGGEVTQFEKDWDQPMTYEMTVKTKEGYQDVDVDAEKGEILSQEMEDDDDEDMSTQQAVETAKISSDQAEKIALKAVDGQVTDAELDSENGTLVYELEIKQGLKEYDVVVDATTGKVLKNQLDD, via the coding sequence ATGAAAAAACAGTGGAGTACGATTAAAGAAGGCATCATTCAAAGGAAAAAGGTAATTATGACAGTGTCCATAGCTTCCGTATTGCTTTTCGGCGGTGCTGCTGGAACGGCGGTATATGCAGTCAATAAGGGGAACATATCCGAGGATGAGGCTATCAAAATGATTTCAGAAAAACTAGGCGGGGAAGTTACTCAATTTGAAAAGGATTGGGACCAGCCGATGACCTATGAGATGACCGTTAAAACGAAAGAAGGCTATCAGGACGTTGACGTTGATGCTGAAAAAGGAGAGATTCTTTCTCAGGAGATGGAAGACGATGACGATGAGGACATGAGCACACAACAAGCGGTGGAAACTGCAAAAATCAGTAGTGATCAAGCTGAAAAGATTGCCTTGAAAGCGGTGGATGGCCAAGTAACGGATGCTGAGCTGGATTCGGAGAATGGCACTCTTGTGTACGAGCTGGAAATAAAACAAGGACTAAAGGAATATGATGTAGTGGTAGATGCCACCACGGGAAAAGTATTGAAAAACCAGTTGGATGATTAA